The Bordetella sp. FB-8 genome includes a window with the following:
- the glnL gene encoding nitrogen regulation protein NR(II), which translates to MNTDAYELLATSVFLLDAQGHIEFANAAAEDLFGRSRKQLRGLPADRLYDDPASLQTSIEHAAAGIFADARQLSSLRRGQESVEVSVTTVALSGQPWPVLIETREIEQRTVADRGQRLVEEIESQRELLRNLAHEVKNPLGGLRGAAQLLEAELPSAALAEYTQVIISEADRLQVLVDRLSGPKRQPLDAKPVNIHEICERVCALIQAEFRERVALQRDYDASAPDLQGDAARLMQAVLNVARNAAQELVLQKEADGVPPPQIVLRTRVARQVVLAHRRHRLALVLSIIDNGPGVPEHIRERIFHPLVTARPGGTGLGLSLAQDFVRQHGGLIEFESRPRHTEFRLILPMEQIH; encoded by the coding sequence ATGAACACGGATGCCTATGAACTGCTCGCGACGTCCGTATTTCTTCTGGACGCCCAGGGCCATATCGAATTTGCCAATGCCGCCGCGGAAGATCTGTTCGGCCGGTCCCGCAAGCAATTGCGAGGCCTGCCGGCCGATCGACTCTACGACGATCCGGCATCGCTGCAAACTTCCATAGAACACGCTGCCGCCGGCATCTTCGCCGATGCGCGCCAGCTCTCGTCCCTGCGGCGAGGCCAAGAGTCCGTCGAGGTTTCCGTCACCACGGTGGCCTTGTCGGGTCAACCCTGGCCGGTCTTGATCGAAACCCGCGAAATCGAGCAGCGCACGGTGGCCGACCGCGGCCAGAGATTGGTCGAAGAAATCGAATCCCAGCGCGAACTGCTGCGCAACCTGGCCCACGAAGTGAAGAATCCCCTGGGCGGACTGCGCGGCGCGGCGCAACTGCTGGAGGCCGAGCTGCCCAGTGCGGCTCTGGCCGAATACACGCAAGTCATCATTTCCGAAGCCGACCGCCTACAGGTTCTGGTCGATCGTTTGAGCGGCCCCAAACGCCAGCCGCTGGACGCCAAACCGGTCAATATCCATGAAATCTGCGAGCGCGTCTGCGCCCTGATCCAGGCGGAGTTTCGCGAACGCGTCGCCCTGCAGCGCGACTATGACGCATCGGCGCCCGACCTTCAGGGTGATGCCGCGCGCCTGATGCAGGCGGTGTTGAACGTGGCGCGCAATGCTGCGCAGGAACTGGTGCTGCAAAAAGAGGCGGACGGCGTGCCGCCGCCGCAGATCGTTCTGCGCACCCGCGTCGCCCGCCAGGTCGTGCTGGCGCATCGGCGCCATCGATTGGCGCTGGTGTTGTCCATCATCGACAACGGTCCAGGCGTACCCGAGCATATCCGCGAGCGCATTTTTCACCCGCTGGTCACCGCAAGGCCAGGAGGCACCGGCCTGGGGCTGAGCCTGGCCCAGGATTTCGTGAGGCAGCACGGCGGACTGATCGAATTCGAATCACGTCCGCGCCACACCGAATTCCGCCTGATCCTCCCCATGGAACAAATTCACTGA
- the glnA gene encoding type I glutamate--ammonia ligase, whose amino-acid sequence MASPQDVLKMIAENDVKFVDFRFTDTIGKEQHVSVPVSVVDDDKLVTGQAFDGSSIAGWKGIEASDMMLAPDLDTANLDPFREEPTLILTCDVIEPSDGKGYERDPRSLARRAEAYLKSSGLGDTAYFGPEPEFFVFDSVKWGEDMSGCFLKVNSEEAPWSSGLDFEGGNLGHRPKVKGGYFPVPPVDSFQDLRSEMCLVLEAMGVPVEVHHHEVAAPGQLEIGTKFSTLVKRADWNQVLKYVVHNVAHAYGKTATFMPKPIVGDNGSGMHVHQSIWKDGENLFAGNGYAGLSEFALYYIGGIIKHARALNAITNPTTNSYKRLVPHFEAPVKLAYSSRNRSASIRIPHVPSPKARRIEARFPDPMANPYLAFSALMMAGLDGVQNKIHPGDPATKNLYDLPPEEDAQIPTVCSSLDQALEALDKDREFLTRGGVFTNGMIDAYIALKEADVQRLRTVTHPVEFDMYYSL is encoded by the coding sequence ATGGCAAGCCCCCAAGATGTTCTGAAGATGATTGCTGAGAACGACGTCAAGTTCGTCGACTTCCGTTTTACCGACACCATCGGTAAAGAGCAGCACGTTTCGGTTCCCGTTTCCGTCGTCGATGACGACAAGCTGGTCACCGGCCAGGCCTTTGACGGCTCCTCGATCGCCGGCTGGAAGGGTATCGAAGCTTCGGACATGATGCTCGCTCCCGACCTTGACACCGCCAATCTGGATCCGTTCCGCGAAGAACCCACCCTCATCCTGACCTGCGACGTGATCGAACCGTCCGACGGCAAGGGCTACGAGCGCGATCCCCGCTCTCTGGCGCGGCGCGCCGAAGCCTATCTGAAGTCTTCTGGCCTGGGCGACACCGCCTACTTCGGTCCTGAACCCGAATTCTTTGTCTTCGACAGCGTCAAATGGGGCGAAGACATGTCGGGCTGCTTCCTCAAGGTCAACTCCGAAGAAGCCCCCTGGTCGTCCGGTCTGGATTTCGAGGGCGGCAATCTGGGCCATCGTCCCAAGGTCAAGGGCGGTTATTTCCCCGTGCCCCCGGTCGATTCCTTCCAGGATCTGCGCTCGGAAATGTGTCTGGTGCTCGAAGCCATGGGCGTTCCCGTCGAAGTGCATCACCATGAAGTGGCGGCACCCGGCCAGCTGGAAATCGGCACCAAGTTCAGCACGCTGGTCAAGCGCGCCGACTGGAACCAGGTCCTGAAGTACGTCGTTCATAACGTCGCGCACGCCTACGGCAAGACCGCCACCTTCATGCCCAAGCCCATCGTTGGCGACAACGGCTCGGGTATGCATGTGCACCAGTCCATCTGGAAGGATGGCGAGAACCTGTTCGCCGGCAACGGCTACGCCGGCCTGTCCGAATTCGCGCTGTATTACATCGGCGGCATCATCAAGCACGCCCGCGCCCTGAACGCCATCACCAACCCGACGACCAATTCGTACAAACGCCTGGTCCCGCACTTCGAGGCCCCGGTCAAGCTGGCCTACTCGTCGCGCAACCGTTCGGCCTCGATCCGCATCCCGCACGTGCCCAGCCCCAAGGCCCGCCGCATCGAAGCCCGCTTCCCCGATCCCATGGCCAATCCCTACCTGGCATTCTCGGCCCTGATGATGGCCGGTCTGGACGGCGTGCAGAACAAGATCCACCCGGGTGATCCCGCGACCAAGAACCTGTACGACCTGCCCCCGGAAGAAGACGCGCAGATCCCGACCGTGTGCTCGTCGCTCGACCAGGCCCTGGAAGCGCTGGACAAGGACCGCGAGTTCCTGACCCGCGGCGGCGTGTTCACCAACGGCATGATCGACGCCTACATCGCGCTCAAGGAAGCCGACGTGCAGCGTCTGCGCACGGTGACGCATCCGGTCGAGTTCGATATGTATTACAGCCTGTAA
- the hemW gene encoding radical SAM family heme chaperone HemW gives MSRTIILQPDGRPAQRPGTTLTSLPPLSVYVHVPWCVRKCPYCDFNSHAASDIPERAYLDALRHDLEQALPSIWGRQVVSVFIGGGTPSLLSAAGLDELLAMLRSHLRLLPDAEVTLEANPGTAEAGRFRDYAASGVTRLSLGIQSFDDAQLQKLGRIHDAGQARAAIRMAQQAVARVNLDLMFALPGQTLDACLADVRQALSFGTEHLSLYHLTMEPNTVFAKYPPRDLPDDDTAAAMQDAVQAELAQASLQRYEVSAYARPGARCKHNLNYWEFGDYLGLGPGAHGKISFHDRIVREARARQPESWMERASRADGSHIAETRTLGTLDLPFEFMLNALRLRDGVASSLFAERTGLSLAAIAHQLEAAVSRGLLDADPTRLQASSLGWRFLNDLQEMFLSN, from the coding sequence GTGTCCAGGACCATTATTCTTCAGCCCGACGGACGTCCGGCCCAGCGACCAGGCACCACGCTCACCAGCCTGCCGCCCTTGTCGGTCTATGTCCACGTACCCTGGTGCGTGCGCAAATGCCCGTATTGCGACTTCAATTCGCACGCGGCCAGCGACATCCCCGAGCGTGCCTACCTGGATGCTTTGCGCCACGATCTCGAACAGGCGCTGCCTTCGATCTGGGGCCGCCAGGTTGTTTCTGTCTTCATCGGCGGCGGCACCCCCAGCCTGCTTTCGGCGGCCGGCCTGGATGAGTTGCTGGCCATGCTGCGCTCGCATCTGCGCCTGCTGCCTGATGCCGAGGTCACCCTGGAAGCCAATCCCGGCACTGCCGAGGCCGGGCGTTTTCGCGACTACGCGGCCAGCGGCGTGACGCGCCTGTCGCTGGGCATTCAGAGCTTCGATGACGCGCAATTGCAAAAACTCGGCCGTATTCACGATGCCGGGCAGGCGAGGGCGGCCATCCGCATGGCGCAACAAGCCGTGGCCCGCGTCAACCTGGATCTGATGTTCGCGCTGCCCGGCCAGACGCTGGACGCCTGCCTGGCCGACGTGCGCCAGGCCCTGTCCTTCGGCACCGAGCATTTGTCGCTCTACCACTTGACGATGGAACCCAATACCGTCTTCGCCAAGTATCCGCCCCGGGATCTTCCCGACGACGATACCGCGGCCGCCATGCAGGATGCCGTGCAGGCCGAGTTGGCGCAGGCAAGCCTGCAGCGCTACGAGGTTTCGGCCTATGCCCGGCCTGGCGCGCGATGCAAGCACAATCTCAATTATTGGGAGTTTGGCGATTACCTGGGCCTGGGGCCGGGCGCGCACGGCAAGATCTCCTTCCACGACCGCATTGTGCGCGAGGCGCGCGCGCGCCAGCCCGAATCCTGGATGGAACGGGCATCACGGGCAGACGGCAGCCACATTGCCGAAACCCGCACGCTGGGTACGCTGGACTTGCCGTTCGAATTCATGCTCAATGCCCTGAGGCTGCGCGACGGCGTGGCCTCCAGCCTCTTTGCCGAGCGCACGGGCCTGTCGCTGGCGGCCATCGCGCACCAACTGGAAGCAGCCGTCTCCCGGGGATTGCTGGACGCGGATCCGACCCGCCTGCAGGCCAGTTCCCTGGGATGGCGCTTCCTAAATGACCTGCAAGAGATGTTCTTATCGAATTGA
- the rdgB gene encoding RdgB/HAM1 family non-canonical purine NTP pyrophosphatase has product MNDSNSSLRQVVLASGNPGKLREFSALFAPLGIELIAQSRFGVSEAEEPYVTFVENALAKARHASRHTGLPALADDSGLCVAALGGAPGVYSARYAQRRMGGEKSDAANNALLVRELAGQPNRRAWYVALLVLVRSQDDPQPLIGEGIWHGEIVDTPQGGHGFGYDPHFYLPEQELTAAAMAPEQKNRISHRARALEELLAKLQAF; this is encoded by the coding sequence ATGAACGATTCGAATTCCTCCCTGCGCCAGGTGGTTCTGGCATCCGGCAACCCGGGCAAACTGCGCGAATTCTCCGCCTTGTTCGCGCCCCTGGGCATAGAGCTCATTGCTCAATCCCGGTTCGGCGTCAGCGAGGCCGAGGAGCCGTATGTCACCTTCGTGGAAAACGCGCTGGCCAAGGCCCGCCATGCCAGCCGCCATACCGGGTTGCCGGCCCTGGCCGACGACTCGGGTCTGTGCGTAGCCGCCCTGGGCGGCGCGCCCGGCGTCTACTCCGCACGCTATGCGCAGCGCCGCATGGGCGGCGAGAAAAGCGACGCGGCCAACAATGCGCTGCTGGTGCGGGAACTGGCCGGCCAACCCAACCGCCGCGCCTGGTATGTGGCCCTGCTGGTTCTGGTGCGGTCGCAAGACGATCCCCAGCCGCTAATAGGCGAGGGCATCTGGCACGGCGAAATCGTCGATACGCCGCAGGGCGGCCACGGCTTTGGCTACGACCCGCACTTCTATCTGCCCGAGCAAGAATTGACCGCGGCCGCTATGGCGCCCGAGCAGAAAAATCGCATCAGCCACCGTGCCCGCGCGCTGGAAGAATTACTCGCCAAGCTTCAGGCATTCTAG
- a CDS encoding EAL domain-containing protein — protein sequence MFEVDAPLSLATEFERIVRDGQLQAHYQLIADLFHGSIHGYESLIRGPRNSPLHLPASLFGTARRLGRLVELELACAKAGLHGFVQSGAQGKLLLNLSINTVLACWYQWGADLPRQLLDDSGLPSDRLVIELTEQDAADDVHGLLQARFCLREHGIGLALDDYGAGSTNLQLWVRLQPDLVKIDRHFFYGISSSASGQQLIRALMSVAQALGTPLLAEGIETAADLATVRELGMRYVQGWHLGLVEPQPQVELPEPVLALLRLDRSRRVQAESGTVGTLLIEAMAVQPEHHTNDDIDKMFQDFPDLHSVAVLDREHRPIGLINRHTFSEKYAMRYTRDLFGRDPCATFMSHRPVMLDVGTPIDRLAPVLASEDQRYLRDGFIMTREGRYAGLGTGESLVRAVTELRLETARYANPLTALPGNIPIKRQMQQLMAGSECFIACYGDLNHFKSFNDMYGYWRGDAVIQLCAEVIKRYCDIQQDFIGHVGGDDFVMLMRSGDWQARLEDMVAQFNQRAIDLYDEHDRGLGGIELQDRYGVTRFFPFVTLGVAALVVQPQRCQGVEPQAVAAAVAELKRRVKSERASLLVDDYAALANAK from the coding sequence ATGTTCGAAGTCGACGCCCCGCTATCCCTGGCAACCGAATTTGAACGCATTGTCCGCGATGGACAGTTGCAAGCGCATTACCAGCTCATCGCCGATTTGTTCCACGGCAGCATTCACGGCTACGAAAGCCTGATCCGCGGCCCGCGCAACAGCCCGCTTCACCTGCCCGCCAGCCTGTTCGGCACAGCGCGCAGACTGGGGCGCCTGGTCGAACTGGAACTGGCCTGCGCGAAGGCCGGCCTGCATGGGTTCGTGCAAAGCGGCGCACAGGGCAAGCTCTTGCTCAATTTGTCGATCAACACTGTCCTGGCCTGCTGGTATCAATGGGGCGCCGACCTGCCCCGCCAACTGCTCGACGACAGCGGCCTGCCGTCCGACAGGCTCGTCATCGAATTGACCGAGCAGGACGCGGCCGACGACGTGCACGGGCTGCTGCAGGCCCGATTTTGCCTGCGCGAGCACGGCATTGGACTGGCGCTGGACGACTATGGCGCGGGCAGCACCAATCTACAGCTTTGGGTGAGGCTGCAGCCCGATCTGGTCAAGATCGACCGCCATTTTTTCTACGGTATCAGCAGCAGCGCATCGGGTCAGCAGTTGATTCGCGCGCTCATGTCGGTGGCCCAGGCGCTGGGAACGCCGCTGCTGGCCGAAGGGATAGAGACGGCCGCCGACCTTGCCACGGTGCGCGAGCTGGGCATGCGTTATGTCCAGGGCTGGCATCTAGGGCTGGTCGAACCCCAGCCCCAGGTCGAATTGCCCGAGCCGGTGCTTGCGCTGCTGCGGCTGGACCGGTCGCGCCGCGTTCAGGCTGAGAGCGGCACGGTCGGCACCCTGCTCATCGAAGCCATGGCAGTGCAGCCGGAGCACCATACCAACGACGACATCGACAAGATGTTCCAGGATTTCCCTGACCTGCATTCGGTGGCCGTGCTGGACCGGGAACACCGGCCCATAGGCCTGATCAATCGGCACACGTTTTCCGAAAAGTACGCCATGCGCTATACGCGCGATCTTTTCGGCCGCGACCCTTGCGCGACTTTCATGAGCCACCGGCCGGTGATGCTCGATGTCGGGACACCCATCGACAGGCTGGCACCGGTGCTGGCCTCGGAAGACCAGCGTTACCTGCGCGACGGCTTCATCATGACACGGGAAGGCCGCTATGCGGGCCTGGGCACGGGCGAATCCCTGGTGCGGGCAGTGACCGAGCTGCGCCTGGAGACTGCGCGCTACGCCAACCCGCTGACCGCGCTGCCCGGCAACATCCCCATCAAGCGGCAGATGCAGCAACTCATGGCTGGTTCGGAGTGCTTCATCGCCTGCTATGGCGATTTGAATCACTTCAAGTCCTTCAACGATATGTACGGATACTGGCGTGGCGACGCCGTGATTCAGCTGTGCGCCGAAGTCATCAAACGGTACTGCGATATACAGCAGGACTTCATCGGACACGTGGGCGGCGACGACTTCGTGATGCTGATGCGCAGCGGCGACTGGCAGGCTCGTCTGGAAGACATGGTCGCGCAATTCAATCAGCGGGCCATCGACCTTTACGACGAACACGACCGCGGTCTGGGCGGCATCGAGTTGCAGGATCGCTACGGCGTGACGCGTTTTTTCCCTTTTGTCACCCTGGGAGTCGCCGCCCTCGTGGTGCAGCCGCAGCGATGCCAGGGCGTCGAACCCCAGGCGGTTGCGGCCGCCGTTGCAGAACTCAAGCGACGCGTCAAGAGCGAGCGCGCCTCGCTGCTGGTGGACGACTACGCAGCGCTGGCCAATGCCAAATAG
- the rph gene encoding ribonuclease PH — protein sequence MHPRPYGVLAVTTTISRPSGRQANELRPFSLERGYTRYAEGSVLVKAGHTHVLCTASVLDKVPPFLKGQGQGWVTAEYGMLPRATHTRGEREAAKGKQSGRTQEIQRLIGRSLRAIIDLKALGERTLHLDCDVLQADGGTRCASITGAWVAASDAVALLIERGQLQASPIRDHVAAVSVGLVDGQPVLDLDYQEDAACQADVNVIMTGSGAFVEVQGTGEEATFTRAQLDAMLTLAENGIARLLAAQRAALT from the coding sequence ATGCATCCCCGCCCATACGGAGTCCTTGCCGTGACGACCACGATTTCCCGCCCTTCGGGCCGCCAAGCCAACGAATTACGTCCTTTTTCGCTCGAGCGCGGCTATACCCGTTACGCCGAGGGGTCGGTCCTGGTCAAGGCCGGCCATACCCACGTGCTGTGCACGGCCAGCGTGCTGGACAAGGTGCCGCCTTTTCTGAAAGGCCAAGGGCAGGGCTGGGTGACGGCTGAATACGGTATGCTGCCGCGCGCCACGCACACCCGCGGCGAGCGCGAGGCGGCAAAGGGCAAGCAGAGCGGCCGCACCCAGGAAATCCAGCGCCTGATCGGTCGCAGCCTGCGCGCCATCATCGATCTTAAGGCCCTGGGCGAACGCACGCTGCATCTGGACTGCGACGTGCTGCAGGCCGATGGTGGCACGCGCTGCGCGAGCATCACCGGCGCCTGGGTCGCCGCCTCCGACGCCGTGGCGCTGCTGATCGAGCGTGGCCAATTGCAGGCCAGCCCCATTCGCGATCATGTCGCGGCCGTATCGGTCGGCCTGGTCGACGGCCAGCCTGTGCTGGACCTGGATTACCAGGAAGACGCGGCTTGCCAGGCCGACGTCAACGTGATCATGACCGGCAGCGGCGCCTTCGTGGAAGTGCAAGGGACAGGCGAAGAGGCCACCTTCACTCGCGCCCAGCTCGATGCGATGCTCACGTTGGCCGAAAACGGCATTGCGCGGCTGCTCGCCGCGCAGCGGGCTGCACTGACCTGA
- a CDS encoding YicC/YloC family endoribonuclease: MIRSMTAFGNARADLDQGSIALELRSVNSRYLDLYFRLPDELRHVETPLRELLTLSLGRGKVEVRVSFARHAGAELAPLDPAWLERLSEQLRVARQAMPDVAAPRLVELYNWPGQRGNDALDPQAWSAACMQAARQALDQMQEGRVREGARLAGMMRECAEGVARIVAEVETLLPRLLAEHKEKLATKLRESVNAAAPGGFAHIGGPELSERLAQEASLFALRIDVAEELSRLRSHLEELQHLLSDGKGRQTGKGANGSAGKRLDFLFQEMNREANTLGSKAASLEVTRAAMDLKLLIEQLREQAQNIE; the protein is encoded by the coding sequence ATGATCCGCAGCATGACCGCCTTCGGCAACGCACGGGCCGATCTCGACCAGGGTTCGATCGCTCTGGAACTTCGCAGTGTCAACAGCCGCTATCTGGATCTTTACTTTCGCCTGCCCGATGAACTGCGGCATGTCGAGACGCCGCTGCGCGAGCTGCTGACCTTGAGCCTGGGACGCGGCAAGGTCGAGGTCCGCGTATCGTTTGCGCGCCATGCAGGCGCCGAGTTGGCCCCGCTCGATCCGGCCTGGCTGGAGCGCCTGTCCGAACAGCTCAGGGTGGCGCGCCAGGCCATGCCCGATGTGGCTGCCCCCCGCCTGGTCGAACTCTACAACTGGCCCGGGCAGCGCGGCAACGACGCGCTCGATCCCCAGGCATGGAGTGCCGCGTGCATGCAGGCCGCCAGACAAGCCCTGGATCAAATGCAGGAAGGCCGCGTGCGCGAAGGCGCGCGCCTGGCCGGCATGATGCGCGAATGCGCCGAAGGGGTGGCGCGCATCGTGGCCGAGGTCGAGACCCTGCTGCCGCGCCTGCTGGCCGAGCACAAGGAAAAGCTGGCGACCAAGCTGCGCGAATCGGTCAATGCCGCCGCGCCGGGCGGTTTCGCCCACATCGGGGGGCCGGAGCTGTCCGAACGCCTGGCACAGGAGGCCTCGCTTTTCGCCCTGCGTATCGACGTGGCCGAGGAACTCTCGCGCCTGCGCTCGCACCTTGAGGAACTGCAACACCTGCTGTCCGACGGCAAAGGCAGGCAGACCGGCAAAGGTGCCAACGGCAGCGCCGGCAAGCGGCTGGATTTCCTCTTCCAGGAAATGAACCGCGAAGCCAATACGCTGGGGTCCAAGGCCGCGAGCCTGGAGGTCACGCGCGCAGCCATGGATCTGAAGCTGCTGATCGAGCAGTTGCGCGAGCAGGCGCAGAACATTGAATAA
- a CDS encoding cache domain-containing protein, whose translation MTFKRKIILLVVAALLAITVVVGLSAYKARSLILESRRQVLATAVQSAYSVVAGFKAKADSGAMPVELAQKEAAAALMSARFGGPDGKENYFYIWTLDGVCVMHPIMTKWIGQNMAGKIKDGDGNDLIMSLADALKASPGGKTFLEDKFPKPGAKTLSPKLQYVMKVDGWNWMVGSGLYIDDIDSLVMRQIVDDLIVLIVALIVVGGLGSIVARSVLRQVGGEPSMAREAIAGVALGRLDVTLPASVPPSSVMGGLQQMIESLRHLLIGPLKSLKRHT comes from the coding sequence ATGACTTTCAAGAGAAAAATCATCCTGTTGGTGGTTGCGGCGTTGCTTGCTATCACCGTGGTGGTGGGCCTGAGCGCCTACAAAGCCCGCAGCCTCATTCTCGAGTCCCGGCGCCAGGTGCTGGCAACGGCGGTGCAGTCGGCCTATAGCGTCGTTGCCGGCTTCAAGGCCAAGGCGGACAGCGGCGCCATGCCGGTCGAGCTGGCGCAGAAGGAAGCCGCCGCCGCTCTGATGTCGGCCCGTTTCGGTGGTCCGGACGGCAAGGAAAACTACTTCTATATCTGGACGCTGGACGGCGTGTGCGTCATGCATCCCATCATGACGAAATGGATAGGCCAGAACATGGCCGGCAAGATCAAGGACGGCGACGGCAACGACCTGATCATGAGCCTAGCCGATGCGCTCAAAGCCAGCCCCGGCGGCAAGACTTTCCTCGAGGACAAATTTCCCAAGCCTGGCGCCAAGACTTTGTCGCCCAAACTGCAATACGTCATGAAGGTCGACGGCTGGAACTGGATGGTGGGTTCGGGCCTGTATATCGACGACATCGATAGCCTGGTGATGCGCCAGATCGTCGACGATCTGATCGTCCTGATCGTCGCGCTGATTGTCGTGGGCGGCCTGGGCAGCATCGTGGCCCGTTCGGTGCTGCGGCAGGTCGGGGGCGAGCCTTCGATGGCCCGCGAAGCCATCGCGGGCGTTGCACTGGGCCGCCTTGACGTGACGTTGCCTGCGTCCGTCCCGCCTAGCAGCGTCATGGGCGGCCTGCAGCAGATGATCGAGTCGCTACGGCATCTATTAATTGGGCCCTTAAAAAGTCTCAAGCGGCATACTTGA
- a CDS encoding IS630 family transposase: MDTEDARRLSPAEQHERRRQVIRAYKRKVNKRQIARDVGLSYSAACKIIDRFEADGMAALAPRTRGRRTGDKRVLTAEQEACIRQTICDKRPEQLKMEFALWSRAAVKELIEREYQVSLHLRSVGKYLARWGFTPQKPIKRAYEQSPEAVRMWLDETYPGIAERAKTEGAEIHWGDETALVNTDVRGRSFAPKGKTPVVMAVGGTRQKLSMLASVTNQGKARWMIIDGNFNHEKLIEFFEALVADSKRKVFLILDNLGVHHCKPVKQWLAEHPDDMEVFYLPSYSPELNPEERLNADLKHVIRRKAPARTKAKLRAATEEHMALIGREPERVKAYFRDPKVKYAA; encoded by the coding sequence ATGGATACCGAAGACGCACGCCGGCTCAGCCCGGCCGAACAACACGAGCGCCGCCGCCAAGTCATTCGGGCGTACAAGCGCAAGGTCAATAAACGGCAGATCGCACGCGATGTGGGACTGAGCTACTCGGCAGCGTGCAAGATCATCGATCGCTTCGAAGCCGACGGCATGGCGGCGTTGGCGCCGCGCACGCGCGGTCGCCGCACCGGGGACAAGCGGGTACTTACGGCCGAGCAGGAGGCGTGCATCCGCCAGACCATCTGCGACAAGCGCCCGGAGCAACTGAAGATGGAATTTGCCCTGTGGAGTCGTGCCGCCGTGAAGGAACTGATCGAGCGCGAGTACCAAGTGAGCTTGCACCTGCGCTCGGTCGGGAAGTATCTGGCGCGCTGGGGCTTCACACCGCAAAAGCCGATCAAGCGCGCCTACGAGCAGTCGCCCGAAGCGGTACGCATGTGGCTGGACGAAACCTATCCGGGCATCGCCGAACGCGCGAAAACAGAGGGCGCAGAGATTCATTGGGGCGATGAAACTGCACTGGTGAACACCGATGTGCGCGGTCGCAGCTTTGCACCGAAGGGCAAGACGCCGGTGGTGATGGCGGTCGGCGGCACGCGTCAGAAGCTGTCGATGCTGGCCAGCGTCACCAACCAGGGCAAGGCGCGCTGGATGATCATCGATGGCAACTTCAACCACGAGAAGCTGATCGAGTTCTTCGAGGCACTGGTCGCTGACTCAAAGCGCAAGGTGTTCCTGATTCTGGACAACCTGGGTGTGCATCACTGCAAGCCGGTCAAGCAGTGGCTGGCTGAGCATCCCGATGACATGGAGGTTTTCTACCTGCCCAGCTACAGCCCTGAGCTCAATCCCGAAGAGCGCTTGAATGCCGACCTCAAGCACGTCATTCGACGCAAGGCACCGGCACGCACCAAAGCCAAGCTGCGTGCTGCCACCGAAGAGCACATGGCATTGATCGGCCGCGAACCCGAGCGCGTCAAAGCCTACTTTCGCGACCCCAAGGTCAAGTATGCCGCTTGA